A DNA window from Centroberyx gerrardi isolate f3 chromosome 3, fCenGer3.hap1.cur.20231027, whole genome shotgun sequence contains the following coding sequences:
- the pdcd11 gene encoding protein RRP5 homolog isoform X1: MTSMEEDFPRGGTAKKPAESKVVVQRTEVDNLFQAKEQTEPKKRKGATKDDIKKFKKQKTGKEKEDSLTLNAVAKCVEILHMKSLKEGMLMLGCVKEVTDFEVTVGLPCGMQGFLSIKNISDSYTKLLSEQLDADDTEEIYSLPHLFYPGMVFRCVVAKLDTAKGGSVSIQLSVNPKLVNKALTSGSLKAGMVLSGCVESVEDHGYIVDIGMSGTKAFLPKKAVKDKHKNPEELKVGQYVTSQLEEVKNDGRVVRLSVSPPALAQACAETQHGWNLTNLLPGLLVKASIKKVTKHGLILDFLSSFSGQVDFLHMEPEQVSSYTEGDEVRACLLYVEPSARLVGLSLRSNLVQPGTRLDTTPTGGDRIGEVVSSCKMTTMHHMSGAVLELPDKTLVFVHRRHLKESHAPPNENRLLAMPEHTCRILDFSPMDQIHFVTLRESIIEKPFYRYHDLQAGQVVEGKVSVLLDHGMVVHLSDHIKGLVPRTHLSDILLKNPEKKYAEGMKVKCRVLSVDVERKRLSLTRKKALVESTLPLFLSYTDARVGRVSHGFIVCIKGFGCIVRFYNSVKGLVPVNELSSEPIISPEEIFYVGQVVKAKVLQCDPEKEKMVLSFKAAMEGDPETPAKPEFDCEVGKTLEAKVLSKSINGLEVAILPDEVRTVLPTMHLSDHMSNCPLLWETLQEGDTISNLVCLNKNKQNITLTKKPTVKWSLEEGVVAKDFSDITVGMQLIGWIKNIMSYGVFVEFPYGLVGLAPKSAMSDKFISDATTAFQLGQTVTAKVTNLDEEKRRFLVTLKVSEVMTPEGEAQTRLIRGLQEKRAVTEMLATRDDSDLRQQLAALSVGQKLKLTVDNLKDSGAAFKSDVLAGATILASKHHVMGATLTPGQKVGAVILHVDILSSHVHVSILSKLMAKKKSLTEGSKHTAMVQHIDRDFAVVSLDNTAQLTVIQTTSHLNATFLFESEKLKPGMHLTVNVIEPSCPELQGLPLVSWERTAPRRQHTLSESQPSAKGHCFGEILKGKVRAVKPACVLVTLEDGSTGSVHVSEVTEKVFLGTLPTSLVKVGSVVTARVIGGREAASHRFLPFSHPKFTYTIPELTLLPSKLDTSVEFKPVTAKEKLSSYQVGEEVTCFVSKYHPERKSLEVTTDPCITGTVELLAMITDPKDASHPEKLYRMGKAVSARVVEVNSKPQRLVLSLTGVHTLEKGSVTLGMVTNVQPHVGLLVKLPFGATGTVAIMDLADAYRPNPLEAYSKDQLVRCFLLGNENGKWQLSLRPSRLNPAQAKPVKDPEVLSIEELKAGQIIRGYVKSVGEQGVFIRLSRGITGRAQLQQSTKYFVTKHNVLSQHLPLNTLLTVKILSIDKEEELVDLSLLPADTGKPDVLPESLGLPLRLIGEEKKKHDTKKKRERTLSGIQQEQADQVPPKKKKTKKAKTEDSDSGVEVYFREEEDKEDDEEPKPEPAKQVKPSPAGPSRLQVSAGFSWDMGLNSLKPASAAQEADSSDGEDQEENGKSQKKSRHELELEKKAAEKALVQREAELMDPNLRPQDTAAFERLLLASPSSSLLWLQYMAHHLQATQIEQARTVAERALKTISFREEQEKLNVWVALLNLENMYGTEESLKKVFERALQFCEPMPVYQQLADIYAKSNKTKEAENLYKTMVKRFRQNKAVWLSYGTFLLQQGQSDAASALLQRALKSLPSKESVDVIGKFAQLEFRYGDAEKGRSMFDKVLTSYPKRTDLWSVFIDLMVKHGSQKEIRSLFDRVIHLSVAVKKIKFFFKRYLEYEKKHGTPESIQAVKDKALEFVEAKGTEAAC; encoded by the exons ATGACATCAATGGAGGAAGACTTCCCCCGAGGAGGGACAGCCAAGAAGCCCGCTGAGAGCAAAGTAGTGGTGCAGCGGACAGAGGTGGACAACCTGTTCCAG GCAAAGGAACAAACAGAACCTAAGAAAAGAAAGGGGGCCACGAAAGATGACATCAAGAAATTCAAGAAGCAAAAGACgggcaaagaaaaagaagattCTCTGACACTCAATGCAGTGGCCAAGTGTGTGGAAATTCTACATATGAAG AGTTTGAAGGAGGGCATGCTGATGCTGGGCTGTGTGAAGGAGGTCACAGACTTTGAGGTGACAGTCGGCCTCCCCTGTGGCATGCAAGGCTTCCTCAGCATCAAGAACATCTCGGACTCTTACACCAAGCTGCTCAGCGAGCAACTGGATGCTGATGACACAGAG GAAATCTATTCCCTGCCACACCTCTTCTACCCCGGCATGGTGTTCAGGTGTGTGGTTGCCAAGTTGGATACAGCCAAGGGAGGCTCTGTTAGCATCCAGCTGTCAGTCAATCCCAAGCTGGTCAACAAGGCTCTCACGTCAGGCTCTCTGAAAGCTGGCATG GTCTTGAGTGGCTGTGTGGAGAGTGTGGAGGATCACGGCTACATAGTTGACATCGGCATGAGTGGAACCAAAGCCTTCCTGCCTAAGAAGGCAgtaaaagacaaacacaagaatcCTGAAG AGCTGAAAGTGGGTCAGTATGTGACTTCTCAGTTGGAAGAGGTAAAGAATGACGGGCGTGTGGTCCGCCTCTCTGTCAGCCCCCCGGCTCTTGCCCAAGCCTGTGCTGAAACCCAGCATGGCTGGAACCTCACTAACCTGCTGCCTGGGCTGCTGGTCAAAGCCAGCATAAAAAAG GTGACCAAACATGGTCTGATCCTGGACTTCCTGTCGTCCTTCAGTGGCCAGGTGGACTTCCTCCACATGGAGCCAGAGCAGGTGTCCAGCTACACTGAGGGAGATGAG GTGCGAGCCTGTCTGCTGTACGTGGAACCATCTGCCCGTCTGGTGGGCTTGTCCCTGCGCAGCAACCTGGTTCAGCCTGGGACCAGGCTGGACACCACCCCTACTGGTGGAGACCGCATTGGTGAGGTGGTCAGCAGCTGCAAGATGACCACTATGCACCACATGTCCGGAGCCGTGCTGGAGCTGCCCGACAAGACGCTGGTCTTCGTACAT AGGAGACACCTGAAGGAGTCTCATGCGCCGCCTAATGAAAACCGATTGCTGGCCATGCCTGAACACACCTGCAGGATCCTTGACTTTAGCCCCATGGACCAGATCCATTTTGTCACCTTACGGGA GAGTATTATTGAGAAGCCTTTCTATAGATATCATGATCTTCAGGCTGGCCAGGTTGTAGAG GGGAAAGTGTCGGTCCTGCTGGATCATGGGATGGTGGTGCATCTGTCTGACCACATTAAAGGCCTGGTGCCCAGGACCCACCTGTCTGACATCCTCCTCAAGAACCCAGAGAAGAAATACGCAGAGGGCATGAAGGTCAAATGTCGG gTGCTTTCGGTAGATGTGGAGAGGAAAAGACTGAGCCTGACCAGGAAGAAGGCCCTGGTGGAATCCACCCTGCCCTTGTTCCTCAGCTATACTGACGCCCGGGTCGGCCGCGTGTCCCACGGCTTCATCGTCTGCATCAAGGGCTTTGGCTGCATCGTTCGTTTCTACAACAGCGTCAAGGGCCTGGTGCCTGTCAACGAGCTCAGCTCTGAGCCTATCATCAGTCCTGAGGAGATCTTCTATGTTGGGCAG GTGGTGAAGGCTAAAGTTCTCCAGTGTGACccagagaaggagaagatggtGCTGTCATTTAAGGCTGCGATGGAGGGAGACCCTGAGACACCCGCCAAGCCGGAGTTTGACTGTGAGGTGGGGAAG ACGTTGGAGGCCAAGGTGCTGAGTAAGTCAATCAACGGTCTGGAGGTGGCAATCCTCCCTGATGAGGTCCGCACCGTACTACCCACCATGCACCTCTCTGACCACATGTCCAACTGCCCTCTGCTGTGGGAGACCCTGCAGGAGGGAGACACCATCTCCAACCTCGTCTGCCTCAACAAGAACAAACAGAACATT ACTCTGACCAAGAAGCCCACAGTGAAATGGTCACTGGAGGAGGGAGTGGTTGCTAAGGATTTCTCTGACATCACGGTTGGCATgcagctgattggctggatCAAGAACATCATGTCCTATGGTGTCTTTGTAGAGTTTCCATACGGCCTTGTTGGTCTCGCACCCAAGTCG GCCATGAGTGACAAGTTCATCAGTGATGCGACGACTGCCTTCCAGTTGGGCCAGACAGTGACTGCGAAGGTGACCAACCTGGATGAGGAGAAGCGGCGTTTCCTTGTCACGCTGAAAGTTTCAGAGGTCATGACCCCAGAGGGGGAGGCCCAGACCAGACTCATCAGAGGTCTGCAGGAGAAAAGGGCTGTGACTGAAATGTTGGCTACtagag ATGACTCTGATCTCCGCCAGCAGCTGGCTGCGCTGTCTGTTGGCCAGAAGCTGAAGCTGACTGTGGATAATTTGAAGGACAGCGGAGCTGCCTTTAAGTCTGATGTGCTGGCTGGTGCCACCATACTGGCCTCCAAGCACCATGTCATGG GTGCGACCTTGACCCCAGGACAGAAAGTTGGTGCAGTCATCCTCCATGTTGACATCCTGTCCTCTCATGTCCATGTGTCCATCCTGTCCAAGCTAATGGCGAAGAAGAAATCT TTAACTGAAGGGTCAAAACACACAGCGATGGTGCAGCACATAGACAGAGACTTTGCTGTCGTCTCATTGGACAACACGGCACAGCTGACTGTGATCCAAACCACCAGCCACCTGAACGCGACATTCCTCTTTGAGTCGGAGAAGCTGAAGCCGGGAATGCATTTGACCGTCAACGTTATAGAACCCAGCTGTCCCGAACTGCAGGGGCTCCCCCTGGTGTCGTGGGAGCGCACTGCACCCAGACGCCAGCACACGCTCTCGGAAAGCCAGCCGTCAGCCAAGGGTCACTGCTTTGGTGAAATACTCAAGGGTAAGGTGCGGGCGGTGAAGCCTGCGTGCGTGCTGGTCACACTGGAGGACGGAAGCACAGGCAGTGTGCACGTGTCCGAGGTCACAGAGAAAGTGTTCCTGGGCACCCTCCCCACCTCCTTGGTTAAAGTGGGCAGTGTGGTCACCGCCAGGGTCATCGGAGGGCGAGAGGCCGCCAGCCACAG ATTCTTGCCCTTCTCCCACCCCAAGTTCACATACACCATTCCTGAGCTAACACTTCTACCCAG CAAGCTGGACACGAGTGTAGAATTCAAACCGGTCACGGCAAAAGAAAAACTGAGCAGCTATCAAGTCGGGGAAGAAGTTACATGCTTTGTATCAAAG TATCATCCAGAGAGGAAGTCTTTGGAGGTCACCACTGATCCTTGTATTACTGGGACTGTCGAACTGCTGGCCATGATCACTGATCCTAAA GATGCCAGCCACCCAGAGAAGCTGTATAGGATGGGCAAGGCAGTCAGTGCCAGAGTGGTGGAGGTGAACTCCAAACCTCAACGCTTAGTCCTGTCTCTCACTG GTGTGCACACGCTGGAGAAAGGCAGTGTTACTTTGGGCATGGTGACTAATGTTCAGCCGCACGTCGGCCTGCTGGTCAAACTTCCCTTTGGCGCCACGGGAACCGTTGCCATTATGGACCTGGCTGATGCCTACCGGCCAAACCCCCTAGAGGCTTACAGCAAGGATCAGCTGGTCAG GTGTTTCCTTCTGGGGAATGAAAACGGCAAGTGGCAGTTGTCTCTCCGTCCATCAAG GCTGAACCCAGCGCAGGCCAAGCCAGTGAAGGACCCAGAAGTCTTGTCCATAGAGGAACTGAAGGCGGGTCAGATTATCAGAGGCTACGTCAAGTCTGTGGGAGAGCAAGGAGTCTTCATCAG GTTGTCTCGGGGCATCACGGGAAGAGCCCAACTCCAGCAGTCCACCAAGTACTTTGTGACCAAGCACAATGTCCTCTCTCAGCACCTGCCTCTCAACACCCTGCTCACTGTCAAGATCCTCAG TATTGACAAAGAGGAGGAGCTAGTCGACCTCTCTCTGCTCCCGGCGGACACCGGGAAGCCAGATGTGCTCCCAGAATCCCTTGGTCTGCCATTGCGTCTgattggagaggagaagaagaaacatgACACTAAGAAGAAGAGGGAGCGCACGCTGTCCGGGATCCAACAG GAACAGGCAGACCAAGTCCcaccgaagaagaagaaaacaaagaaagcaaaGACTGAGGACAGTGACAGCGGGGTGGAGGTGTACTTcagggaagaggaggataaGGAAGACGATGAAGAACCCAAACCTGAGCCTGCAAAA CAGGTGAAGCCCAGCCCAGCGGGTCCATCCAGACTGCAGGTGTCAGCAGGTTTCTCCTGGGACATGGGACTCAACTCCCTGAAGCCGGCCTCTGCAGCCCAGGAGGCAGACTCCAGCGATGGGGAGGACCAAGAGGAAAACGGCAAG tccCAGAAGAAGTCTCGCCatgagctggagctggagaagaagGCGGCGGAGAAGGCCCTGGTGCAGCGGGAGGCGGAGCTGATGGACCCCAACCTGAGGCCGCAGGACACAGCTGCGTTCGAGCGGCTGCTCCTGGCCTCGCCCAGCAGCTCGCTGCTCTGGCTCCAGTACATGGCCCACCATCTGCAGGCCACCCAGATCGAGCAGGCCCGCACTGTGGCCGAGAGGGCCCTCAAAACCATCTCCTTCAG ggaggagcaggagaagctGAACGTGTGGGTGGCCCTGCTGAACCTGGAGAACATGTACGGCACGGAGGAGAGCCTAAAGAAGGTGTTTGAGCGGGCGCTGCAGTTCTGTGAGCCCATGCCGGTCTACCAGCAGCTGGCTGACATCTATGCCAAGTCCAACAAGACCAAG gaggCGGAGAACCTGTATAAGACGATGGTGAAGCGGTTCCGTCAGAACAAGGCGGTGTGGCTGAGCTATGGGACCTTCCTGCTCCAGCAGGGCCAGAGTGACGCTGCCAGCGCTCTCCTGCAGAGGGCGCTCAAGAGTCTGCCCTCCAAAGAGA gtgTGGATGTGATCGGCAAGTTTGCTCAGCTGGAGTTCCGTTACGGTGATGCAGAGAAAGGCCGCTCCATGTTCGACAAAGTCCTGACTAGCTACCCGAAACGTACAGACCTGTGGTCCGTCTTCATTGACCTCATGGTCAAACATGGATCACAGAAGGAAATCAG GTCACTCTTTGACCGTGTGATCCACCTGAGCGTGGCAGTGAAGAAGATCAAGTTCTTCTTCAAGCGCTACCTGGAATACGAGAAGAAGCACGGCACCCCAGAGAGTATCCAGGCAGTCAAGGACAAGGCTTTGGAGTTTGTGGAGGCTAAAGGGACCGAAGCCGCCTGCTAG
- the atp5md gene encoding ATP synthase F(0) complex subunit k, mitochondrial, protein MGGHDAGQHQFTGIAKYFNSYTITGRRNCVLATYASILAIGLFFKLKPKKQAAVTEK, encoded by the exons ATGGGAGGACACGACGCCGGTCAGCACCAGTTCACTGGCATTGCCAAGTACTTCAATTCATACACAATCACAGGAAGGAGGAAT TGCGTTTTGGCCACATACGCCAGTATACTAGCCATTGGCCTCTTCTTTAAACTGAAGCCCAAGAAACAGGCTGCTGTCACGGAAAAGTGA
- the pdcd11 gene encoding protein RRP5 homolog isoform X2 — protein MTSMEEDFPRGGTAKKPAESKVVVQRTEVDNLFQAKEQTEPKKRKGATKDDIKKFKKQKTGKEKEDSLTLNAVAKCVEILHMKSLKEGMLMLGCVKEVTDFEVTVGLPCGMQGFLSIKNISDSYTKLLSEQLDADDTEEIYSLPHLFYPGMVFRCVVAKLDTAKGGSVSIQLSVNPKLVNKALTSGSLKAGMVLSGCVESVEDHGYIVDIGMSGTKAFLPKKAVKDKHKNPEELKVGQYVTSQLEEVKNDGRVVRLSVSPPALAQACAETQHGWNLTNLLPGLLVKASIKKVTKHGLILDFLSSFSGQVDFLHMEPEQVSSYTEGDEVRACLLYVEPSARLVGLSLRSNLVQPGTRLDTTPTGGDRIGEVVSSCKMTTMHHMSGAVLELPDKTLVFVHRRHLKESHAPPNENRLLAMPEHTCRILDFSPMDQIHFVTLRESIIEKPFYRYHDLQAGQVVEGKVSVLLDHGMVVHLSDHIKGLVPRTHLSDILLKNPEKKYAEGMKVKCRVLSVDVERKRLSLTRKKALVESTLPLFLSYTDARVGRVSHGFIVCIKGFGCIVRFYNSVKGLVPVNELSSEPIISPEEIFYVGQVVKAKVLQCDPEKEKMVLSFKAAMEGDPETPAKPEFDCEVGKTLEAKVLSKSINGLEVAILPDEVRTVLPTMHLSDHMSNCPLLWETLQEGDTISNLVCLNKNKQNITLTKKPTVKWSLEEGVVAKDFSDITVGMQLIGWIKNIMSYGVFVEFPYGLVGLAPKSAMSDKFISDATTAFQLGQTVTAKVTNLDEEKRRFLVTLKVSEVMTPEGEAQTRLIRGLQEKRAVTEMLATRDDSDLRQQLAALSVGQKLKLTVDNLKDSGAAFKSDVLAGATILASKHHVMGATLTPGQKVGAVILHVDILSSHVHVSILSKLMAKKKSLTEGSKHTAMVQHIDRDFAVVSLDNTAQLTVIQTTSHLNATFLFESEKLKPGMHLTVNVIEPSCPELQGLPLVSWERTAPRRQHTLSESQPSAKGHCFGEILKGKVRAVKPACVLVTLEDGSTGSVHVSEVTEKVFLGTLPTSLVKVGSVVTARVIGGREAASHRFLPFSHPKFTYTIPELTLLPSKLDTSVEFKPVTAKEKLSSYQVGEEVTCFVSKYHPERKSLEVTTDPCITGTVELLAMITDPKDASHPEKLYRMGKAVSARVVEVNSKPQRLVLSLTGVHTLEKGSVTLGMVTNVQPHVGLLVKLPFGATGTVAIMDLADAYRPNPLEAYSKDQLVRCFLLGNENGKWQLSLRPSRLNPAQAKPVKDPEVLSIEELKAGQIIRGYVKSVGEQGVFIRLSRGITGRAQLQQSTKYFVTKHNVLSQHLPLNTLLTVKILSIDKEEELVDLSLLPADTGKPDVLPESLGLPLRLIGEEKKKHDTKKKRERTLSGIQQEQADQVPPKKKKTKKAKTEDSDSGVEVYFREEEDKEDDEEPKPEPAKVKPSPAGPSRLQVSAGFSWDMGLNSLKPASAAQEADSSDGEDQEENGKSQKKSRHELELEKKAAEKALVQREAELMDPNLRPQDTAAFERLLLASPSSSLLWLQYMAHHLQATQIEQARTVAERALKTISFREEQEKLNVWVALLNLENMYGTEESLKKVFERALQFCEPMPVYQQLADIYAKSNKTKEAENLYKTMVKRFRQNKAVWLSYGTFLLQQGQSDAASALLQRALKSLPSKESVDVIGKFAQLEFRYGDAEKGRSMFDKVLTSYPKRTDLWSVFIDLMVKHGSQKEIRSLFDRVIHLSVAVKKIKFFFKRYLEYEKKHGTPESIQAVKDKALEFVEAKGTEAAC, from the exons ATGACATCAATGGAGGAAGACTTCCCCCGAGGAGGGACAGCCAAGAAGCCCGCTGAGAGCAAAGTAGTGGTGCAGCGGACAGAGGTGGACAACCTGTTCCAG GCAAAGGAACAAACAGAACCTAAGAAAAGAAAGGGGGCCACGAAAGATGACATCAAGAAATTCAAGAAGCAAAAGACgggcaaagaaaaagaagattCTCTGACACTCAATGCAGTGGCCAAGTGTGTGGAAATTCTACATATGAAG AGTTTGAAGGAGGGCATGCTGATGCTGGGCTGTGTGAAGGAGGTCACAGACTTTGAGGTGACAGTCGGCCTCCCCTGTGGCATGCAAGGCTTCCTCAGCATCAAGAACATCTCGGACTCTTACACCAAGCTGCTCAGCGAGCAACTGGATGCTGATGACACAGAG GAAATCTATTCCCTGCCACACCTCTTCTACCCCGGCATGGTGTTCAGGTGTGTGGTTGCCAAGTTGGATACAGCCAAGGGAGGCTCTGTTAGCATCCAGCTGTCAGTCAATCCCAAGCTGGTCAACAAGGCTCTCACGTCAGGCTCTCTGAAAGCTGGCATG GTCTTGAGTGGCTGTGTGGAGAGTGTGGAGGATCACGGCTACATAGTTGACATCGGCATGAGTGGAACCAAAGCCTTCCTGCCTAAGAAGGCAgtaaaagacaaacacaagaatcCTGAAG AGCTGAAAGTGGGTCAGTATGTGACTTCTCAGTTGGAAGAGGTAAAGAATGACGGGCGTGTGGTCCGCCTCTCTGTCAGCCCCCCGGCTCTTGCCCAAGCCTGTGCTGAAACCCAGCATGGCTGGAACCTCACTAACCTGCTGCCTGGGCTGCTGGTCAAAGCCAGCATAAAAAAG GTGACCAAACATGGTCTGATCCTGGACTTCCTGTCGTCCTTCAGTGGCCAGGTGGACTTCCTCCACATGGAGCCAGAGCAGGTGTCCAGCTACACTGAGGGAGATGAG GTGCGAGCCTGTCTGCTGTACGTGGAACCATCTGCCCGTCTGGTGGGCTTGTCCCTGCGCAGCAACCTGGTTCAGCCTGGGACCAGGCTGGACACCACCCCTACTGGTGGAGACCGCATTGGTGAGGTGGTCAGCAGCTGCAAGATGACCACTATGCACCACATGTCCGGAGCCGTGCTGGAGCTGCCCGACAAGACGCTGGTCTTCGTACAT AGGAGACACCTGAAGGAGTCTCATGCGCCGCCTAATGAAAACCGATTGCTGGCCATGCCTGAACACACCTGCAGGATCCTTGACTTTAGCCCCATGGACCAGATCCATTTTGTCACCTTACGGGA GAGTATTATTGAGAAGCCTTTCTATAGATATCATGATCTTCAGGCTGGCCAGGTTGTAGAG GGGAAAGTGTCGGTCCTGCTGGATCATGGGATGGTGGTGCATCTGTCTGACCACATTAAAGGCCTGGTGCCCAGGACCCACCTGTCTGACATCCTCCTCAAGAACCCAGAGAAGAAATACGCAGAGGGCATGAAGGTCAAATGTCGG gTGCTTTCGGTAGATGTGGAGAGGAAAAGACTGAGCCTGACCAGGAAGAAGGCCCTGGTGGAATCCACCCTGCCCTTGTTCCTCAGCTATACTGACGCCCGGGTCGGCCGCGTGTCCCACGGCTTCATCGTCTGCATCAAGGGCTTTGGCTGCATCGTTCGTTTCTACAACAGCGTCAAGGGCCTGGTGCCTGTCAACGAGCTCAGCTCTGAGCCTATCATCAGTCCTGAGGAGATCTTCTATGTTGGGCAG GTGGTGAAGGCTAAAGTTCTCCAGTGTGACccagagaaggagaagatggtGCTGTCATTTAAGGCTGCGATGGAGGGAGACCCTGAGACACCCGCCAAGCCGGAGTTTGACTGTGAGGTGGGGAAG ACGTTGGAGGCCAAGGTGCTGAGTAAGTCAATCAACGGTCTGGAGGTGGCAATCCTCCCTGATGAGGTCCGCACCGTACTACCCACCATGCACCTCTCTGACCACATGTCCAACTGCCCTCTGCTGTGGGAGACCCTGCAGGAGGGAGACACCATCTCCAACCTCGTCTGCCTCAACAAGAACAAACAGAACATT ACTCTGACCAAGAAGCCCACAGTGAAATGGTCACTGGAGGAGGGAGTGGTTGCTAAGGATTTCTCTGACATCACGGTTGGCATgcagctgattggctggatCAAGAACATCATGTCCTATGGTGTCTTTGTAGAGTTTCCATACGGCCTTGTTGGTCTCGCACCCAAGTCG GCCATGAGTGACAAGTTCATCAGTGATGCGACGACTGCCTTCCAGTTGGGCCAGACAGTGACTGCGAAGGTGACCAACCTGGATGAGGAGAAGCGGCGTTTCCTTGTCACGCTGAAAGTTTCAGAGGTCATGACCCCAGAGGGGGAGGCCCAGACCAGACTCATCAGAGGTCTGCAGGAGAAAAGGGCTGTGACTGAAATGTTGGCTACtagag ATGACTCTGATCTCCGCCAGCAGCTGGCTGCGCTGTCTGTTGGCCAGAAGCTGAAGCTGACTGTGGATAATTTGAAGGACAGCGGAGCTGCCTTTAAGTCTGATGTGCTGGCTGGTGCCACCATACTGGCCTCCAAGCACCATGTCATGG GTGCGACCTTGACCCCAGGACAGAAAGTTGGTGCAGTCATCCTCCATGTTGACATCCTGTCCTCTCATGTCCATGTGTCCATCCTGTCCAAGCTAATGGCGAAGAAGAAATCT TTAACTGAAGGGTCAAAACACACAGCGATGGTGCAGCACATAGACAGAGACTTTGCTGTCGTCTCATTGGACAACACGGCACAGCTGACTGTGATCCAAACCACCAGCCACCTGAACGCGACATTCCTCTTTGAGTCGGAGAAGCTGAAGCCGGGAATGCATTTGACCGTCAACGTTATAGAACCCAGCTGTCCCGAACTGCAGGGGCTCCCCCTGGTGTCGTGGGAGCGCACTGCACCCAGACGCCAGCACACGCTCTCGGAAAGCCAGCCGTCAGCCAAGGGTCACTGCTTTGGTGAAATACTCAAGGGTAAGGTGCGGGCGGTGAAGCCTGCGTGCGTGCTGGTCACACTGGAGGACGGAAGCACAGGCAGTGTGCACGTGTCCGAGGTCACAGAGAAAGTGTTCCTGGGCACCCTCCCCACCTCCTTGGTTAAAGTGGGCAGTGTGGTCACCGCCAGGGTCATCGGAGGGCGAGAGGCCGCCAGCCACAG ATTCTTGCCCTTCTCCCACCCCAAGTTCACATACACCATTCCTGAGCTAACACTTCTACCCAG CAAGCTGGACACGAGTGTAGAATTCAAACCGGTCACGGCAAAAGAAAAACTGAGCAGCTATCAAGTCGGGGAAGAAGTTACATGCTTTGTATCAAAG TATCATCCAGAGAGGAAGTCTTTGGAGGTCACCACTGATCCTTGTATTACTGGGACTGTCGAACTGCTGGCCATGATCACTGATCCTAAA GATGCCAGCCACCCAGAGAAGCTGTATAGGATGGGCAAGGCAGTCAGTGCCAGAGTGGTGGAGGTGAACTCCAAACCTCAACGCTTAGTCCTGTCTCTCACTG GTGTGCACACGCTGGAGAAAGGCAGTGTTACTTTGGGCATGGTGACTAATGTTCAGCCGCACGTCGGCCTGCTGGTCAAACTTCCCTTTGGCGCCACGGGAACCGTTGCCATTATGGACCTGGCTGATGCCTACCGGCCAAACCCCCTAGAGGCTTACAGCAAGGATCAGCTGGTCAG GTGTTTCCTTCTGGGGAATGAAAACGGCAAGTGGCAGTTGTCTCTCCGTCCATCAAG GCTGAACCCAGCGCAGGCCAAGCCAGTGAAGGACCCAGAAGTCTTGTCCATAGAGGAACTGAAGGCGGGTCAGATTATCAGAGGCTACGTCAAGTCTGTGGGAGAGCAAGGAGTCTTCATCAG GTTGTCTCGGGGCATCACGGGAAGAGCCCAACTCCAGCAGTCCACCAAGTACTTTGTGACCAAGCACAATGTCCTCTCTCAGCACCTGCCTCTCAACACCCTGCTCACTGTCAAGATCCTCAG TATTGACAAAGAGGAGGAGCTAGTCGACCTCTCTCTGCTCCCGGCGGACACCGGGAAGCCAGATGTGCTCCCAGAATCCCTTGGTCTGCCATTGCGTCTgattggagaggagaagaagaaacatgACACTAAGAAGAAGAGGGAGCGCACGCTGTCCGGGATCCAACAG GAACAGGCAGACCAAGTCCcaccgaagaagaagaaaacaaagaaagcaaaGACTGAGGACAGTGACAGCGGGGTGGAGGTGTACTTcagggaagaggaggataaGGAAGACGATGAAGAACCCAAACCTGAGCCTGCAAAA GTGAAGCCCAGCCCAGCGGGTCCATCCAGACTGCAGGTGTCAGCAGGTTTCTCCTGGGACATGGGACTCAACTCCCTGAAGCCGGCCTCTGCAGCCCAGGAGGCAGACTCCAGCGATGGGGAGGACCAAGAGGAAAACGGCAAG tccCAGAAGAAGTCTCGCCatgagctggagctggagaagaagGCGGCGGAGAAGGCCCTGGTGCAGCGGGAGGCGGAGCTGATGGACCCCAACCTGAGGCCGCAGGACACAGCTGCGTTCGAGCGGCTGCTCCTGGCCTCGCCCAGCAGCTCGCTGCTCTGGCTCCAGTACATGGCCCACCATCTGCAGGCCACCCAGATCGAGCAGGCCCGCACTGTGGCCGAGAGGGCCCTCAAAACCATCTCCTTCAG ggaggagcaggagaagctGAACGTGTGGGTGGCCCTGCTGAACCTGGAGAACATGTACGGCACGGAGGAGAGCCTAAAGAAGGTGTTTGAGCGGGCGCTGCAGTTCTGTGAGCCCATGCCGGTCTACCAGCAGCTGGCTGACATCTATGCCAAGTCCAACAAGACCAAG gaggCGGAGAACCTGTATAAGACGATGGTGAAGCGGTTCCGTCAGAACAAGGCGGTGTGGCTGAGCTATGGGACCTTCCTGCTCCAGCAGGGCCAGAGTGACGCTGCCAGCGCTCTCCTGCAGAGGGCGCTCAAGAGTCTGCCCTCCAAAGAGA gtgTGGATGTGATCGGCAAGTTTGCTCAGCTGGAGTTCCGTTACGGTGATGCAGAGAAAGGCCGCTCCATGTTCGACAAAGTCCTGACTAGCTACCCGAAACGTACAGACCTGTGGTCCGTCTTCATTGACCTCATGGTCAAACATGGATCACAGAAGGAAATCAG GTCACTCTTTGACCGTGTGATCCACCTGAGCGTGGCAGTGAAGAAGATCAAGTTCTTCTTCAAGCGCTACCTGGAATACGAGAAGAAGCACGGCACCCCAGAGAGTATCCAGGCAGTCAAGGACAAGGCTTTGGAGTTTGTGGAGGCTAAAGGGACCGAAGCCGCCTGCTAG